AAAACTATAAAAATAAACCCTATGATTTGATTTGTTTTCACACCCTCATCGAAATAAAAGTACGAAAAAAAACAAAACACCACCAAGGTAATAATTTCCTGGATGGTTTTTAATTGGGTGGTTGAAAATTGATAACTGCCGAATCTATTTGCCGGCACAAGGAAACAGTACTCAAAAAAAGCAATCCCCCAGCTTACTAAAATAGCAAGAGCGAGAGGGGTATCTCGATATTTCAAATGCCCGTACCAGGCAAATGTCATAAAAATATTCGATATGGTTAACAAAATAATGGTTAGCACAAGCTCTTAATTTTACCTCTTAATTATTCGTTTTATCGAAAAGAAGCGCTTTGTGATGTATTTAAAGTTTTAATTTAGAGGTCTAAGCAAATATTTTCCATGTTCTTTTTGAGATAAGGCGATTACTTTTCTAAATCTTATATAGGCTTTTGGGTCTTTAGATTTTATAATCTTGAGAATGAAAGATCAGTTGCAGACAACTACCTCGATTAAATATTGTAGTTTTTTTTTACAATTGAATTTCAATGAACCCCATTTTTTCTTTTTTCCTAGCTTCTTTTGTCTGCTTTTTCCTCCAGCTATCCTTTTTAAAAGCTGACGATACCTTGGTAAGCCACGGGATTAGTGGAAATCCGGGGGCTACAAATATTTTAACGGGGACAGGAGAGCTTGGCAAGAAGCTGCATATTCCGGAAAGTTCAGGGTTTAGACTCGGGGGGCTTTGGATCGGTGATTGCAACGACCTAATTAGCGGGGGCAATGGCACTCATCATAATCGACGATGGACTTGCAATAGCCTTTTTATCCTCGATTTGTTTGTAGATCTAGAAAAAGCTGCCGGATGGAAGAATACTTATTTCGGGGCTGAATTTCTTCAATTTAACGGACAGCCGACAAATGAGGATGCAGGGGTTGTGCAAGGGTATAATGGGCTACCCGGAGAACCGCCTCTTAATCGATCAGAACTTTACCAAATTTGGATTCTTAAGAGATTTTGGAATGATAGATTTAGTGTTCGAATCGGTAAAACAGTTCCTATTTATCATTTCAATAACGTAACAAAACCGGTTCCGGTCGCTAACCCGGCTCTTTCGATCGCATCTGTCACAGGCCTTATTTATACGCCTATTTTTGTGAATACCACGTTACTCGGATTAATAGGCGGCTATTATAATTCAGTTTATGGCGTCACAGCGACCATTACACCCATTAAAGAAGCCTATATCAACATAGGTTTTTATGATGGCAATGTGGCAAGAGGGGTGCAAACAGGGCTTACAGGTCCTCATTTTAATGGTTATTACTTTTCAATCATTGAGGGAGGTTACGGGTGGGGCGCGCCAAAACCTGGAATCCTAGCCATAGGCGCATGGCATCAAAGCGGTGTTTTAAAAGCCGGACTCTTACGTGAAGTTGGAACCGGAGGATTATATGCTTTTGGATCGCAAGCGCTTTGGATAAGCGGCGCCGGGTCTAAGAATAAACAAAACATTTCAGGTTTTTTTCAATTAGGTTGGAATAACTCCAGGACAAGACCCATGAATCGTTTCGCAGGTCTTGGATTGACAGGGTTTGGCTTTACCCCTAACCGGCCGAACGATTCTTTTGGCATTGGTGTTGCCTGCTCAAAGCTTAATACGCATACGTTTAAAAGAGCCTCTGAGATCATGTTTCAAGGTTACTACCAAGCGGCTGTCTATAAATCGGTTTATTTCCAGCCCGTATGCAGCTACATTCCGAATCCGGGGGCGCATCCTAATAAATCCAATGTATGGGCTCTAACCGGCAGAATGACGGCCCTATTCTAGATTATTCTTGTCTTTCTTTAAAAAAAATATTACATAGAGATTTTGATCTAACAGGTGAAAAAATGTTGAAGAAACTTAAAACCTCTCTTCTCTTCTTGGCGACTTTACAGACAGCATGTCTAGTAGGAGATACCTATCGGGTTCCGGCCACTTCTGATACTGTTACACTCGGGCTCTTTGACCTAAATAAAAAGCCGGCAGTAAAAATAAAGTCCGGCGATATAGTTTCACTTGAAACTTGGAATAGCTGCTT
This DNA window, taken from Criblamydia sequanensis CRIB-18, encodes the following:
- a CDS encoding DMT family protein; translated protein: MLTIILLTISNIFMTFAWYGHLKYRDTPLALAILVSWGIAFFEYCFLVPANRFGSYQFSTTQLKTIQEIITLVVFCFFSYFYFDEGVKTNQIIGFIFIVLAAYFIFKA
- a CDS encoding carbohydrate porin, which gives rise to MNPIFSFFLASFVCFFLQLSFLKADDTLVSHGISGNPGATNILTGTGELGKKLHIPESSGFRLGGLWIGDCNDLISGGNGTHHNRRWTCNSLFILDLFVDLEKAAGWKNTYFGAEFLQFNGQPTNEDAGVVQGYNGLPGEPPLNRSELYQIWILKRFWNDRFSVRIGKTVPIYHFNNVTKPVPVANPALSIASVTGLIYTPIFVNTTLLGLIGGYYNSVYGVTATITPIKEAYINIGFYDGNVARGVQTGLTGPHFNGYYFSIIEGGYGWGAPKPGILAIGAWHQSGVLKAGLLREVGTGGLYAFGSQALWISGAGSKNKQNISGFFQLGWNNSRTRPMNRFAGLGLTGFGFTPNRPNDSFGIGVACSKLNTHTFKRASEIMFQGYYQAAVYKSVYFQPVCSYIPNPGAHPNKSNVWALTGRMTALF